A segment of the Sulfurovum indicum genome:
GGATGGAAGGGAAAGTCGTCTTTTTGGAATTCTTCGGACACAAATGTCCTCCATGTCTTGCTTCTATTCCCCACCTGATCGATCTTCAAAACAAGCATAAAGACAAACTGCAGATCATCTCTGTTGAAGTTCAGGGGTACAGCAACAACCAGCTCAAAGATTTTGTTAAAAGTAAAGGTATGAACTATACGGTCATTTCAGGAGAGAAAGAGCGCCTTTTTGTCAGTTATATTGCACAAAGGGCACAATGGCAGGGTAGCATTCCTTTTCTGCTTGCACTTGACGGCAATGGTGATGTGCAGTTCATCCAGGCGGGTATGCTTCCTGAAGAGTCTCTGGAAGAACTCTTTCAGCAGCTAAGCAAAAAGAAAAAATAACTACTGTAAGCACACGATACCATTGCGTATCGTGACAACCCCTTCCAGCTCTGCTTCATAGACCCTTTCCCCAAACTCTTTTACAGCCTGGTCAAGCGTCGGCATAGTTTGACAAAAATAGAAAAATTCATCTTTGGTCACATTATCATCCACAGCTTTTCCAAAAGTTGATGCAAATGCTTCAATATCGTAAATAGCTTCCGCTTCTGCTTCAAACAGCAGCCGGTTCGTACCCCTGCTCTCCCCAAGACGCTGCGGCAGTACAAATATCTTTTTCCCCATCTTCTGTGCAAACTCCACAGAGCGCAACGAGCCGCTTCTGCTATCCGCCTCGGTTACAATGAGTATCTCTCCGAGTGCAACCACCAGTTCGTTACGTACAACAAAACTCCAGTTGGTGGCACGAAAGCCGTCATTGAACTGACTCAAAAGCAAGCCATTCTTTTCAATAGAGGCAATAAGAGCACTGTTGATCACAGGGTAGCGTATGTCAAGCCCACATCCGAGTACAGCAATGGTATTCTCGGTACCTGCTGCTTCATGTACCAGGGCATCCACCCCCATTGCCGCACCACTCACAAGACAGACACCGCGCCTGGCAAGTGCCTTGGCGATATCCTGTGTCATCTGCTGCGTATAAAGTGAAGGCGTACGTGTACCGACAATGGAAACTTTGGGGCGATCAAGCAGTCTAAGATCTCCTCGGTAAAATAGTTCTGAAGGATATCTCTTCATCATTTCAAGTTCAGGAACAATGTGTGGGACCAAAGGACTCATGACTCTCCTTTTTTGACAATAGTATCATGCTGCATCATAGCGTAGAAAAAATATGTCATATTGTCATACTTTTGTACTCTACAGTGATGCAATGATAAAATAGTGCTATAATCTTTTTCAAAATTATCAAATGGGGTACTACACTATGCCAAACAATATCGGAAAACTCATTTTGCGTCTTATGGTAGGAGGCATGCTGCTCTTTCATGGCATCAGTAAGCTGCAACACGGCGTTGGAACGATTAAAGGAATGCTTGTCGGGCACGGCCTGCCTGATATTTTGGCATACGGCGTCTATGTAGGTGAGATCATAGCACCGATCCTGCTGATACTGGGCTTTCACAGCAGGATCTGGGCGAGTATCATCGCTCTGAATATGCTCATGGCGATCTGGTTGACCAATTTCAAAGGTATGACCACATTGGGAGCCCATGGTGCCTGGGGTGCAGAAACAGCAATGTTCTACCTGCTGAGTGCTCTTGCCATTTCCTTTATTGGCTCCGGAGCCTATGCGATCAGGAGAGACTAGTTTCTCTTTGTACCTTTGCAGACGTATAGTTTGTTCTGTTCCAAAAATGGAGTAATATGTTGACATATACAAAGCGAAAATCCATTCTGCTCTTTTATCACAACATCAACCTCCAGATAAAGTAGGCAACCAGACTCAACACTGCCACACCGATAAAATTGAGTTTCAAGCCGACCATTGCCATCTCTTTGATACTGATGATACGGGAGCTCATGACAATCGCATTGGGAGGGGTAGCAATAGGCAGCATAAAAGCGTATGAGGCAGCTACCGTTGCTACCATCAAGATCATGGCACTCTGAGTCTCAGGCATATACTTGGAAAATTCATAAAAAATAGGGATGGCAATGGAGGTCAGTGCTGTATTGCTTGTGATCTCTGTTGAGAAAGTCACAAAGAGTGCTACAACAATGAACATCCCCAAAAGCGGCAGAGAGGAGACAGCATGCAGTTTTTGGGCAATCTCCTCCGCCAAACCTGTACTGATAAACGCCGCAGCAATACTGAAACCCGCACCGAACAGAA
Coding sequences within it:
- a CDS encoding TlpA family protein disulfide reductase is translated as MKKLLLSVFLLFSFVSTLQAEKSDKKSSLELTDINGKTYTVVGTQEGLKISGMEGKVVFLEFFGHKCPPCLASIPHLIDLQNKHKDKLQIISVEVQGYSNNQLKDFVKSKGMNYTVISGEKERLFVSYIAQRAQWQGSIPFLLALDGNGDVQFIQAGMLPEESLEELFQQLSKKKK
- a CDS encoding DNA-processing protein DprA is translated as MSPLVPHIVPELEMMKRYPSELFYRGDLRLLDRPKVSIVGTRTPSLYTQQMTQDIAKALARRGVCLVSGAAMGVDALVHEAAGTENTIAVLGCGLDIRYPVINSALIASIEKNGLLLSQFNDGFRATNWSFVVRNELVVALGEILIVTEADSRSGSLRSVEFAQKMGKKIFVLPQRLGESRGTNRLLFEAEAEAIYDIEAFASTFGKAVDDNVTKDEFFYFCQTMPTLDQAVKEFGERVYEAELEGVVTIRNGIVCLQ
- a CDS encoding DoxX family protein; protein product: MPNNIGKLILRLMVGGMLLFHGISKLQHGVGTIKGMLVGHGLPDILAYGVYVGEIIAPILLILGFHSRIWASIIALNMLMAIWLTNFKGMTTLGAHGAWGAETAMFYLLSALAISFIGSGAYAIRRD